Proteins co-encoded in one Nitrospirota bacterium genomic window:
- a CDS encoding cytochrome C, with product YNTYVKSGTFNGTVASAYLSLVPFEEGLAMSAANYATLKGHAQTNDSQLGGMNGTSQVMCLSCHRAHATAFPEMTRWSNEGEFIVYNSLYPGVDNTGTSYSVGYTAAEYKQGMYQKSEASLASYQRSLCNKCHAKD from the coding sequence CTACAACACCTACGTGAAGTCGGGCACCTTCAACGGCACCGTAGCGAGCGCCTACCTGTCGCTGGTTCCCTTCGAAGAAGGCCTGGCAATGAGCGCAGCCAACTATGCGACCCTGAAGGGTCATGCCCAGACCAATGATTCACAGCTCGGCGGCATGAACGGCACGTCGCAGGTGATGTGCCTGTCCTGCCACAGGGCCCACGCAACGGCGTTCCCCGAAATGACCCGGTGGAGCAACGAGGGTGAGTTCATCGTGTACAACAGCCTGTATCCCGGCGTGGACAACACCGGCACCAGCTACTCAGTCGGCTACACCGCGGCAGAGTACAAGCAGGGCATGTATCAGAAGTCGGAAGCTTCGTTGGCTTCCTACCAGCGCTCGCTCTGCAACAAGTGCCACGCAAAAGATTAA
- a CDS encoding surface-adhesin E family protein, protein MRLKNFKASILLFVLLSSIAESSSASKWFLITQTQDIKIFIDRESLRINGPKIKVWEKWVYTRPQEVLSSSPEKTYSSEKILAVYRCDERASAFLQINEYADRDGSSEIVQHFSYPDIPSLYTQIVPDSLNEHILEFICSMKKSPKQI, encoded by the coding sequence ATGCGTTTAAAGAACTTCAAAGCCTCGATTCTCCTCTTTGTGCTCTTGAGTTCCATCGCCGAAAGCAGCAGCGCCTCCAAATGGTTTTTAATCACACAGACCCAGGACATCAAAATATTTATCGATAGGGAGTCCCTGCGAATAAACGGACCCAAGATCAAGGTTTGGGAAAAGTGGGTATACACGAGACCCCAAGAAGTCCTAAGCTCTTCTCCAGAGAAGACATATAGCTCAGAGAAGATATTGGCAGTCTACCGTTGCGACGAAAGGGCCTCCGCCTTCCTCCAGATCAATGAATATGCCGATAGAGATGGTTCGTCAGAAATCGTGCAACATTTCTCATATCCTGATATTCCTTCGCTCTATACACAAATCGTACCTGACTCCCTTAATGAACATATCTTGGAGTTCATCTGCAGTATGAAAAAGTCGCCCAAACAGATATAA
- a CDS encoding DUF3786 domain-containing protein, with product MKTAVEIYKLLPKTNCGKCGTPTCFGFAAKLATHQAKAGQCVNLSESASAILEKERSGGRDSPGTVYEQALESLRPKVRGLNFERAGHLFGARLVNADTIEISFLNEAYRVTRDKVTDAAGHEPRPWVSILICNHLCMPDPPAPRGEWITFGSVPASHAKDKAWAGHVEEVIAQHFSGNVKALHSACLKLGGVPAVIKGSHDAAFEFRFFPHYPALLLFDDAAPEEDFPAQCKLLLDVTAPRYLDIESMVVLGEEFAGRLTGG from the coding sequence ATGAAAACCGCTGTAGAAATCTACAAGCTGCTTCCGAAAACGAACTGTGGAAAATGCGGGACGCCGACCTGCTTCGGCTTTGCCGCGAAACTTGCGACGCATCAGGCGAAGGCCGGCCAATGCGTGAACCTGAGCGAGAGTGCGAGTGCGATCCTTGAGAAGGAGCGGTCCGGCGGCCGGGATTCACCCGGCACAGTGTACGAACAGGCGCTGGAATCGCTTCGCCCGAAGGTACGAGGGCTCAACTTCGAGCGCGCCGGGCACCTGTTCGGGGCGCGGCTGGTCAATGCGGATACGATCGAGATCAGCTTCCTCAATGAGGCCTATCGCGTCACCAGGGATAAGGTGACCGATGCAGCGGGTCACGAGCCGCGGCCCTGGGTCTCGATCCTCATTTGTAACCACCTCTGCATGCCCGATCCGCCCGCCCCGCGTGGAGAATGGATAACCTTCGGCTCCGTGCCGGCCTCCCATGCAAAGGACAAGGCCTGGGCCGGACACGTGGAAGAGGTGATCGCTCAGCATTTTTCGGGAAACGTGAAGGCGCTTCATTCCGCCTGCCTGAAGCTGGGCGGAGTGCCTGCCGTGATCAAGGGCAGTCACGACGCGGCCTTCGAGTTCCGCTTCTTCCCCCACTACCCCGCGCTGCTCCTGTTCGATGACGCCGCTCCGGAAGAGGATTTTCCCGCGCAGTGCAAGCTCCTGCTGGACGTGACAGCACCGAGATATCTGGACATCGAATCGATGGTGGTGCTGGGGGAGGAGTTTGCGGGGAGATTGACGGGGGGATGA
- a CDS encoding bacteriohemerythrin — protein MEWNKTLEVGIDTIDSQHRELFRRINRLVLAIREHRCKSEIDGVLKFLDDYARVHFADEAKHMRETGYPGYEEQLREHQKYLAALKELKEQAEQPRISGASYDLSATTNQVVVDWIVDHIMKVDMRFGEFLRNKKAHDV, from the coding sequence ATGGAATGGAACAAAACGCTGGAAGTCGGCATCGATACGATCGACAGCCAGCACAGGGAGCTGTTCAGGAGGATCAACAGGCTGGTCCTTGCCATAAGAGAGCACCGCTGCAAATCGGAAATCGACGGTGTGCTCAAGTTTCTCGATGATTATGCCAGAGTGCACTTCGCCGATGAGGCAAAGCACATGCGCGAAACCGGGTATCCAGGCTATGAGGAGCAGCTGCGGGAGCACCAGAAGTACCTTGCGGCCTTGAAGGAGCTGAAGGAGCAGGCCGAGCAGCCCCGGATCTCCGGAGCGTCCTATGACCTCTCGGCAACGACCAATCAGGTGGTCGTGGACTGGATCGTCGATCACATCATGAAGGTGGACATGAGGTTCGGCGAGTTCCTCCGAAACAAGAAGGCCCATGACGTATGA
- the lexA gene encoding transcriptional repressor LexA, whose product MPQKITKRQQDILDFIRTTIAGRGMPPTIREIGAKFGIRSTNGVDGHLSALEARGLIRRDRGKSRGILLRPADRTTVSIPLLGRVAAGQPVLSPENREGEVVVDLSLYALRSANNIFALRVKGESMVNAHILDNDLLIVRAQNAARDGEIVVALWDGEATVKRFFAEKNRVRLQPENIAMSPLFVDRGELLILGKAIGVIRRL is encoded by the coding sequence ATGCCTCAAAAGATAACGAAACGCCAGCAGGACATCCTGGACTTCATCCGTACGACCATCGCAGGCCGGGGCATGCCGCCCACGATCAGGGAGATCGGGGCAAAGTTCGGCATCCGCTCAACGAACGGCGTGGATGGCCACCTCTCGGCGCTGGAGGCCCGCGGGCTCATCAGGCGGGACCGGGGAAAGTCACGCGGCATTCTGCTGCGGCCCGCTGACCGGACGACCGTATCCATCCCCCTGCTGGGGAGGGTGGCTGCCGGACAGCCCGTGCTGTCGCCGGAGAACCGGGAGGGCGAGGTCGTCGTGGACCTCTCTCTCTATGCTCTCAGGAGCGCAAACAATATCTTCGCCCTCCGTGTGAAGGGCGAGAGCATGGTGAACGCCCACATCCTGGACAACGACCTGCTGATCGTCCGTGCGCAGAACGCCGCGCGGGACGGCGAGATCGTCGTGGCGCTGTGGGACGGGGAGGCGACGGTCAAGCGCTTCTTCGCTGAAAAGAACCGCGTCCGTCTGCAGCCGGAGAACATTGCCATGAGCCCTCTTTTCGTCGACCGGGGCGAGCTGCTCATTCTCGGGAAAGCGATCGGCGTCATCAGGCGGCTGTAG
- a CDS encoding ATP-binding protein, with protein MFSPWTILAVILSYLLLLFCVAYVAERKDQRGKSLVSNPYVYSLSLAVYCTSWTFYGSVGKAASTGLSFLAIYVGPTLMAALWWIVLRKIVYLARENRITTISDFIASRYGKSLSLSTLVTIVAVIGITPYLGLQLKAVMTTIAMLSGRPEESQLAGWSISLLIGIFAVMFGARRLDASERHGGLVFAIAFESAIKLVVFLAAGIFVTYGLFNGFGDIFTRIKGSPYASLMKIGTGSEVSYLEWTSLTFLSMMAILFLPRQFHVAVVENYSANHIRKAMWLFPLYLFLINIFVLPIAYGGLLINGIATPADYFVLSIPMHYGHRLLTLAVFIGGFSAATAMIIVESVALSTMVTNSFVVPTLWNLSAIRNFHAVILNTKRLVIIGCVLLGYLFAVSIGEFYSLVDIGLKSFEAVTIFAPSILLGLYWKGGNRKGAFAGILAGFAVWTYTLLIPALMRAGIIEPGGLLEAIFNSQLLNPTALFGLRGLDRWSHSLFWGMLLNVGLYVGVSLFTRQSDAEMSQAIIFVDSYSPLQFTNPRPSTIEEIEDILGQYLGSREARETIEGFLRRHRLERDSLSTEWLLMLRQEAEQALSGALGPTISALVFQERAVLTHEDAIRVSDSVRQISRSLTLSREELAEANRQLAMLKEFSESIIESLPLGVATLDDSLRVKYWNHGMEMITGVEKSDALNSAAEDMLTCLEPRLFTPELQEGEITCRRNFAPPIVLKGQINRLTGAQKGYVLVLEDITEKKKIEEELFRATKHASVGRLAAGVAHEIGNPLASISSLVQEMQAEEVTPFVKGSLGTVNEHVHRIARIVRSLGDFARLYPRQKVPTSLREILENTLNLVRYDRHFKKIGIHTDVKDTPPLKIDPDQIQQVFLNLVLNARDAMPEGGSLDIAIHQADGHVEMLFADTGRGIDPGVRDKVFDPFFSTKGPTKGTGLGLSICYSIIKDHGGTIEVDSEQGRGTKFIIRLPVET; from the coding sequence GTGTTTTCCCCCTGGACGATACTTGCGGTCATACTCTCCTATCTGCTCCTGCTGTTCTGCGTCGCCTATGTTGCCGAGCGCAAGGACCAGCGGGGAAAGAGCCTTGTTTCCAATCCCTACGTTTATTCGCTTTCCCTGGCCGTCTACTGCACCTCCTGGACCTTCTATGGCAGCGTGGGAAAGGCCGCGAGCACCGGCCTGAGCTTTCTCGCCATTTACGTGGGCCCGACGCTCATGGCGGCGCTCTGGTGGATCGTTCTCCGGAAGATCGTCTATCTCGCCCGGGAGAACCGCATCACGACCATCTCGGACTTCATCGCCTCGCGCTACGGCAAGTCCCTTTCCCTCTCGACGCTCGTCACGATCGTTGCCGTCATCGGGATCACGCCTTACCTCGGCCTCCAGCTCAAGGCCGTGATGACCACCATCGCGATGCTTTCCGGCCGGCCCGAGGAGAGCCAGCTCGCCGGCTGGTCTATCTCGCTGCTCATCGGCATCTTTGCGGTCATGTTCGGAGCGCGCCGGCTGGACGCATCGGAGCGGCACGGCGGGCTTGTCTTTGCCATTGCCTTCGAGTCGGCCATCAAGCTGGTGGTCTTTCTGGCCGCGGGGATCTTCGTCACCTACGGCCTCTTCAACGGCTTTGGCGACATCTTCACGAGGATCAAGGGGAGCCCGTATGCTTCGCTCATGAAGATCGGCACCGGCTCCGAGGTCAGCTATCTCGAGTGGACCTCGCTCACGTTCCTCTCGATGATGGCCATCCTGTTCCTGCCGCGCCAGTTCCATGTCGCCGTCGTCGAGAACTATTCGGCGAACCACATCAGGAAGGCCATGTGGCTCTTCCCGCTCTACCTCTTCCTGATCAACATCTTCGTGCTTCCCATCGCGTACGGCGGCCTGCTCATCAATGGCATTGCAACCCCCGCAGACTACTTCGTGCTGAGCATCCCCATGCACTACGGGCACAGGCTGCTCACGCTCGCCGTGTTCATCGGCGGGTTCTCGGCGGCAACGGCCATGATCATTGTCGAATCCGTCGCCCTCTCGACCATGGTGACGAACAGCTTCGTGGTGCCCACGCTCTGGAACCTGAGCGCGATCAGGAACTTTCACGCCGTGATCCTGAACACGAAGCGGCTTGTCATCATCGGCTGCGTCCTGCTCGGCTATCTGTTCGCGGTCTCGATCGGAGAATTCTACAGCCTTGTGGACATCGGGCTCAAGTCCTTCGAAGCCGTCACCATCTTCGCGCCGTCCATCCTGCTGGGGCTCTACTGGAAGGGCGGGAACCGGAAAGGGGCGTTCGCCGGGATCCTTGCCGGATTCGCGGTCTGGACCTATACCCTGCTCATCCCGGCGCTGATGCGGGCCGGCATCATCGAGCCGGGCGGTCTCCTGGAAGCCATATTCAACTCGCAGCTCCTCAACCCGACGGCGCTCTTCGGACTCCGGGGGCTCGACCGGTGGAGCCACTCCCTGTTCTGGGGAATGCTCCTGAACGTCGGGCTCTATGTCGGGGTATCTCTCTTTACGCGTCAGTCCGACGCCGAGATGAGCCAGGCAATTATCTTCGTGGACTCCTATTCTCCCCTGCAGTTCACCAACCCGCGGCCCTCGACGATCGAGGAGATCGAGGACATCCTCGGCCAATACCTCGGCAGCCGGGAGGCGCGCGAAACGATCGAAGGGTTCCTGAGGCGGCACCGTCTTGAACGGGACTCACTCTCGACGGAATGGCTGCTGATGCTGAGGCAGGAGGCCGAGCAGGCGCTGTCGGGGGCGCTCGGGCCGACCATCAGCGCGCTCGTGTTCCAGGAGCGGGCCGTCCTGACCCATGAGGATGCGATCCGCGTTTCGGACTCGGTGCGCCAGATCTCGCGGAGCCTCACCCTGTCCCGTGAAGAACTGGCCGAAGCGAACCGCCAGCTTGCCATGTTGAAGGAATTCAGCGAGAGCATCATCGAGAGCCTTCCCCTCGGCGTCGCGACCCTGGACGACTCGCTGCGCGTGAAATACTGGAACCACGGCATGGAGATGATCACCGGCGTGGAGAAGTCCGACGCGCTGAACAGCGCGGCCGAAGACATGCTGACGTGTCTCGAACCACGGCTCTTTACGCCCGAGCTTCAGGAAGGGGAGATCACCTGCCGGCGGAACTTCGCCCCCCCCATCGTCCTCAAGGGACAGATCAACAGGCTCACGGGCGCGCAGAAGGGCTACGTGCTGGTCCTCGAGGACATCACCGAGAAAAAGAAGATCGAGGAAGAATTATTTCGCGCAACGAAGCACGCGAGCGTTGGCAGGCTCGCGGCCGGCGTGGCGCACGAGATCGGCAACCCCCTGGCATCCATCTCGTCACTGGTGCAGGAGATGCAGGCCGAGGAGGTGACGCCTTTCGTCAAGGGGTCCCTGGGAACCGTCAACGAGCATGTGCACCGGATCGCTCGCATCGTGCGGAGCCTGGGCGATTTTGCGCGACTCTATCCGCGTCAGAAGGTTCCCACGAGCCTCAGGGAAATCCTGGAGAACACCCTGAATCTCGTTCGCTACGACCGGCACTTCAAGAAGATCGGGATCCACACCGACGTAAAGGACACGCCGCCTCTCAAGATCGACCCGGACCAGATCCAGCAGGTCTTCCTGAACCTGGTCCTGAATGCCCGTGACGCGATGCCCGAAGGTGGAAGCCTGGACATTGCGATCCACCAGGCGGACGGACACGTGGAGATGCTGTTCGCGGACACGGGACGCGGCATCGACCCCGGGGTGCGGGACAAGGTCTTCGATCCCTTCTTCAGCACGAAGGGGCCGACCAAGGGAACGGGCCTCGGACTGTCCATCTGCTACAGCATCATCAAAGACCACGGCGGAACGATCGAGGTAGACTCGGAACAGGGCAGGGGTACGAAGTTCATCATCAGACTTCCGGTCGAAACCTGA
- a CDS encoding sigma-54 dependent transcriptional regulator has protein sequence MSKSILIVEDEETLRESIKRIFTKEGFTVDAAESAEQGLALLDANAYDVIISDIILPGMDGIEMLNKVREQIPDQIFIVVTAYASLDTSVKALRAGAYDYIMKPIIHEEIKQIVRNALRQKSLQAENVLLKREIARSYDFSSIIGESPALKAILNEVRKITDTKSNVLLLGETGTGKELFARIIHHNSPRRDMPFVPINCSAIPENLLETELFGHVRGAFTGAVASKKGILEEAEGGTVFLDEIGDMSMTLQAKLLRVIEDQIIRPVGSTKGSKVDIRFVTATNKDLKAAVKQGTFREDLFYRINVITLQIAPLRERREDIRSLTRHYLEKYSYEMGKQIKDIAPDAMEIMMGYEWAGNVRELQNVIERAILISDGTTIGPEHLPGEMREAASFPHQVFEKRLSIEDYTKALIMKCQGEFNEQQIADMLGITRKSLWEKRKKWGIPRER, from the coding sequence ATGTCCAAGAGCATACTGATCGTTGAGGATGAGGAGACGCTGAGGGAATCGATCAAGCGCATCTTCACCAAGGAAGGCTTCACCGTGGATGCAGCAGAGTCGGCGGAGCAGGGGCTTGCGCTGCTCGATGCCAATGCGTACGACGTGATCATCTCGGACATCATTCTGCCTGGGATGGACGGGATCGAGATGCTGAACAAGGTGCGGGAACAGATCCCGGACCAGATCTTCATCGTGGTGACCGCCTACGCCTCGCTGGACACGTCGGTGAAGGCGCTCCGGGCCGGGGCGTACGATTACATCATGAAGCCGATCATCCATGAGGAGATCAAGCAGATCGTCCGGAATGCGCTCCGGCAGAAGAGCCTTCAGGCGGAGAACGTGCTGCTGAAGCGCGAGATCGCCAGGAGCTATGATTTCAGCAGCATCATCGGAGAGAGCCCCGCGCTCAAGGCGATCCTGAACGAGGTTCGGAAGATCACGGACACGAAGAGCAATGTCCTGCTGCTCGGCGAGACGGGCACCGGCAAAGAGCTGTTCGCGAGGATCATCCACCACAACAGCCCCCGGCGCGACATGCCCTTCGTGCCGATCAACTGTTCGGCGATCCCGGAAAACCTGCTCGAGACCGAGTTGTTCGGGCATGTGCGCGGCGCCTTTACGGGGGCCGTAGCGTCCAAGAAGGGAATCCTCGAGGAAGCGGAGGGCGGCACGGTGTTCCTGGACGAGATCGGCGACATGAGCATGACGCTCCAGGCGAAGCTGCTGCGGGTCATCGAGGACCAGATTATCCGGCCGGTCGGCAGCACGAAGGGCAGCAAGGTGGACATCCGGTTCGTCACTGCAACGAACAAGGACCTGAAGGCGGCGGTGAAGCAGGGAACCTTCCGCGAGGATCTCTTCTACCGGATCAACGTGATCACCCTCCAGATCGCGCCGCTGCGGGAACGGAGGGAGGACATCAGGTCGCTGACCCGGCACTATCTTGAAAAATACTCGTACGAGATGGGCAAGCAGATCAAGGATATCGCTCCGGACGCCATGGAGATCATGATGGGATATGAATGGGCGGGGAATGTGCGCGAGCTGCAGAACGTGATCGAGCGCGCCATCCTCATCTCCGACGGCACGACGATCGGACCGGAGCACCTGCCCGGCGAGATGCGGGAGGCAGCGTCGTTCCCGCACCAGGTGTTCGAGAAGAGGCTCTCCATCGAGGACTATACTAAGGCCCTCATCATGAAGTGCCAGGGCGAGTTCAACGAACAGCAGATCGCGGACATGCTCGGCATCACGCGGAAGTCGCTCTGGGAAAAACGCAAGAAGTGGGGCATCCCGCGGGAACGGTAG
- a CDS encoding DUF493 domain-containing protein encodes MNKNNLMRFPCSFPLKVMGFNTEAFASAALSIIGSHLGDDEASCTRRLSSGDKYLSLTVTFTARSRDQLDAIYRELNSHPLVLMTL; translated from the coding sequence ATGAACAAGAACAATCTCATGCGATTCCCCTGTTCCTTTCCCCTCAAGGTCATGGGGTTCAATACGGAAGCCTTTGCATCGGCCGCGCTGTCTATCATCGGGAGCCATCTCGGCGATGACGAGGCATCGTGCACCCGTCGTCTGAGCAGCGGCGATAAGTATCTTTCCCTTACGGTGACGTTCACGGCCCGCAGCAGGGACCAGCTGGACGCCATCTATCGGGAGCTGAACAGCCATCCTCTGGTCCTGATGACCCTGTAA
- the glgB gene encoding 1,4-alpha-glucan branching protein GlgB, with the protein MGTRQTKKNQQGAVHGISLLTEHDIYLFREGNHFGLYEKLGSHPMAVDGVAGTLFGVWAPNASKVSVIGDFNGWNNDSHHLGVRRDGSGIWEGFIPGVGQGALYKYHIVSRHHHHQGDKGDPFAFAWETPPRTSSVVWDLSFEWNDARWMAERHARNSLQAPLSVYELHFGSWRRVPEQDNRSLTYREMAAYLPEYLKDLGFTHVEFMPVMEHPFYGSWGYQVTGFFAPTSRYGTPQDFMFLIERLHREGIGVILDWVPSHFPGDAHGLVYFDGTHLYEHEDPKKGFHPEWTSHIFNYGRYEVRNFLISSALFWLDKYHADGLRIDAVASMLYLDYARKDGEWIPNQYGGKENIDAIDFLRSLNREVYRAFPDVQTIAEESTSWPMVSRPAHVGGLGFGMKWNMGWMHDTLDYFENDPIFRKYHHNNITFSIWYAFFENFMLPLSHDEVVYGKGALAGKMPGNHRQKIANLRLLFGYQFMHPGKKLLFMGGEIGQWAEWSHEQSVEWHLLQFQSHYGLWQWVRDLNRLYRSEPALFELDFDGAGFEWVDFSDQEASVISFLRKGRSDRDRVLVVLNFTPVPRFNYRVGVPEGGFWRELLNSDAGEYGGDGFGNLGGLDATGEPCQSQNHSLTMTIPPLGMVVFKK; encoded by the coding sequence ATGGGAACCAGGCAAACGAAGAAGAACCAGCAGGGCGCGGTCCACGGGATCAGTCTTCTGACCGAACATGACATCTATCTCTTCAGGGAGGGGAACCACTTCGGACTCTACGAGAAGCTCGGCTCCCATCCCATGGCCGTTGACGGCGTGGCGGGCACGCTGTTCGGGGTCTGGGCGCCGAACGCCTCGAAGGTCTCGGTGATCGGCGACTTCAACGGGTGGAACAACGACTCCCATCACCTGGGCGTTCGCCGCGACGGCTCGGGCATCTGGGAAGGGTTCATCCCGGGCGTGGGACAGGGAGCATTGTACAAGTATCACATCGTGTCCCGGCATCACCATCATCAAGGCGACAAGGGTGACCCCTTCGCCTTCGCCTGGGAGACCCCGCCGCGAACATCCTCCGTCGTCTGGGACCTGAGTTTCGAATGGAACGATGCCCGATGGATGGCTGAGCGGCACGCGCGGAATTCGCTCCAGGCGCCCCTTTCGGTCTACGAGCTGCATTTCGGGTCGTGGCGCAGGGTGCCGGAGCAGGACAACCGTTCGCTCACCTACCGCGAGATGGCGGCCTACCTCCCCGAGTACCTGAAGGACCTGGGTTTCACGCACGTGGAGTTCATGCCTGTCATGGAGCACCCGTTCTACGGCTCCTGGGGTTACCAGGTTACAGGTTTTTTCGCGCCCACGAGCAGGTACGGCACGCCGCAGGACTTCATGTTCCTCATCGAACGGCTGCACCGGGAGGGGATCGGTGTGATCCTGGACTGGGTGCCTTCGCACTTCCCGGGCGATGCCCACGGGCTCGTCTATTTCGACGGCACGCACCTCTACGAGCACGAAGACCCGAAGAAGGGCTTCCACCCCGAATGGACGAGCCACATCTTCAATTACGGCCGCTACGAGGTGCGCAACTTCCTGATCAGCAGCGCCCTTTTTTGGCTCGACAAGTATCATGCCGACGGCCTCAGGATCGATGCGGTGGCATCCATGTTGTACCTGGATTATGCGCGCAAGGATGGGGAGTGGATCCCGAACCAGTACGGCGGGAAGGAGAACATCGATGCCATTGATTTTCTCCGGAGCCTGAACCGCGAGGTGTACCGCGCGTTTCCCGATGTCCAGACCATTGCCGAGGAATCGACGTCATGGCCCATGGTATCCCGGCCCGCCCATGTGGGGGGCCTTGGCTTCGGCATGAAGTGGAACATGGGGTGGATGCACGACACGCTTGATTATTTTGAGAATGACCCCATCTTTCGCAAATACCATCACAACAACATCACCTTCAGCATCTGGTACGCCTTCTTCGAGAACTTCATGCTGCCTCTTTCCCACGACGAGGTGGTGTACGGAAAGGGCGCTCTGGCCGGCAAGATGCCGGGCAACCACCGGCAGAAGATCGCCAATCTCCGGCTCCTGTTCGGCTACCAGTTCATGCACCCCGGAAAGAAGCTGCTCTTCATGGGCGGCGAGATCGGTCAGTGGGCCGAGTGGAGCCATGAACAGAGCGTGGAATGGCACCTCCTGCAGTTCCAGTCCCACTACGGCCTGTGGCAATGGGTGCGCGACCTGAACCGGCTGTACCGCAGCGAGCCGGCGCTCTTTGAACTCGATTTCGACGGCGCAGGGTTCGAATGGGTGGATTTCAGCGACCAGGAAGCGAGCGTGATCAGTTTTCTCCGGAAAGGCAGGTCGGACCGCGACCGGGTGCTCGTGGTGCTCAACTTCACGCCGGTGCCGAGGTTCAACTACCGGGTGGGCGTGCCCGAGGGCGGGTTCTGGCGGGAGCTGCTGAACAGCGACGCCGGGGAGTACGGCGGAGATGGGTTCGGGAACTTAGGCGGGCTCGATGCTACCGGAGAGCCTTGCCAAAGTCAGAACCATTCATTAACGATGACCATACCTCCTTTAGGCATGGTCGTGTTCAAGAAGTGA
- the glgC gene encoding glucose-1-phosphate adenylyltransferase codes for MYSSGNITRNTIAMVLAGGKGERLSPITVGRPKPAVPFGGKYKIIDFVLSNLFNSGIRKTFILTQYQAYSLNKHIKESWSKWVGLGEFYDTISPQTTSIGEQWYTGTADAIYHNLKFIESSEVEYVVIFGGDHIYKMDIAQMISYHRMNKADITIAALEVTPDEAKRFGILCVDEDLKVTSFVEKPTVPALVPGRSTCFASMGNYIFSTAKLIEVLKEGKRKHVDLDFGKHIIPLMLEQGDKIFAYSFFDNSVPGMGSNERGYWKDVGTLDSYYEANMDLISVSPQLNLYNYQWPILTNQGNLPPAKTVFDDEGRRGENLDSLVCGGCITSGSAVRRSILGPSCRVHSYAVIEDSILFENVQIGRGARIRKAIIDESVCIPPGMQIGFDLKEDRMRGCTVTESGIVVVTR; via the coding sequence ATGTATTCGAGCGGCAATATCACGCGCAATACCATCGCCATGGTCCTTGCCGGCGGCAAGGGCGAACGGCTGAGCCCCATCACCGTCGGGAGGCCCAAGCCTGCCGTCCCTTTCGGCGGCAAGTACAAGATCATCGACTTCGTCCTGAGCAACCTCTTCAACTCCGGCATCCGCAAGACCTTCATCCTGACCCAGTACCAGGCCTATTCGCTCAACAAGCACATCAAGGAGTCCTGGAGCAAGTGGGTGGGGCTGGGGGAGTTCTATGACACCATCTCACCGCAGACGACCAGCATCGGCGAGCAGTGGTACACCGGCACTGCTGATGCCATTTATCACAACCTCAAATTCATCGAATCGTCGGAGGTCGAGTACGTCGTCATCTTCGGCGGCGACCATATCTACAAGATGGACATTGCCCAGATGATATCCTACCACCGCATGAACAAGGCGGACATCACCATCGCGGCTCTTGAAGTCACTCCGGACGAGGCGAAGCGATTCGGTATCCTGTGCGTGGACGAGGACTTGAAGGTAACATCCTTCGTGGAAAAACCAACCGTGCCGGCGCTCGTGCCGGGCAGGAGCACCTGCTTTGCTTCCATGGGGAACTATATCTTCTCCACGGCAAAGCTGATCGAGGTTCTGAAAGAAGGAAAGCGCAAGCACGTCGACCTCGACTTCGGAAAGCACATCATTCCCCTGATGCTCGAACAGGGGGACAAGATCTTCGCCTACAGCTTTTTCGACAATTCCGTTCCGGGCATGGGGTCGAACGAACGCGGCTACTGGAAGGATGTGGGGACCCTGGATTCCTACTACGAGGCGAACATGGACCTCATCAGCGTCAGCCCCCAGTTGAACCTCTACAATTATCAATGGCCCATTCTGACGAACCAGGGGAACCTCCCGCCCGCAAAGACCGTGTTCGACGATGAGGGGCGGCGGGGAGAGAACCTCGACTCCCTCGTGTGCGGCGGCTGCATCACCAGCGGCAGCGCGGTGCGGCGCTCGATCCTCGGGCCTTCCTGCCGGGTGCACAGCTATGCGGTCATCGAAGACTCGATCCTCTTCGAGAACGTCCAGATCGGCCGGGGAGCCCGGATCAGGAAGGCCATCATTGATGAGAGTGTCTGTATCCCCCCGGGCATGCAGATCGGATTCGACCTGAAAGAGGACCGGATGCGGGGCTGCACCGTGACCGAGTCCGGGATCGTGGTCGTGACACGGTAG